The sequence ACTGACCTGGGTGGCGGCGGCGCCCGAACAGCCGGCGGTCAACTGATTTGCTGCACCATATGTTGCCGGAATGGCGGAATTCAGCCGCTTTGCGGGTGTGGGAACAAGTCCACTGGCGTTATACATATTGGGGAAGACGACGGTGCCTCACCTACGCCTGCATCCGCTTGAGCAGGAATAGGCATCAGGGCATATTTGCTCCTTTTCCGAAAGCATCAAGTCCAAAACGTGCAACAAGCCGCCTCCATACATTCTGAATATAGCTAGTTTTCCTCCATGTAACCCGACTATGATAGTGGCCGATCGCTGCCCAGTAATCTCGGGCGTCCTGCAAGTCGGTCAGAAATATCCAGCGGGCAGCGTACACATTGAAGCAGGTGTCATGTTGAAGCCGATGCCATATCTCAGATTCCGATTGATGAACCAAGGCCGAGATTTTCGGTACCCACCAACTGTTGATTTGCAATGGGCCCAAATCGTAGCTGCCGTCTGTGTTCCTGATCTTGGCGCCAACCCATCCCGCTTCCTGATCTCGTAGGCCCCAAAGCGTCTTTTCCAGCCAGCCCTTTCCATTTGATGCGAGCCGAATGCACCGCGCCACCTCGACATCCCCGGCAAACTGCTTTGCGTTAGCTGGGGCTGCATACAGGATTGTCAGGCTCATGACGATCAGCCCTGCCAATACCAGGCCTTTCGGCCCACTCATCGATCCAACCCTTTTGACCGATCATGCCCATGTTCCTGATCTTGAGTCGGTTCCGGCCTGGACCGGTCGCGTCCAATCAACGAGCGCAGAAAGGAATCAAGCTGTTCGGCAACGGACCGTGCCCGGCCTGCAAGCTTTTCGGGCAGCGTCAATTCCTCCGCTTGCGATCGGGAGCTTGCCGAACCCAAACGTTCTCTTCTCTCCTGCCGCTGGATTTCCTGATCCATGCGCTGACGACGCAATTTCTCCCCATGACGCGCCGTGAAACTGCGTCGACTGTCTCGATCAAGACGACCAAGACCTTCAAGAGATGATGTCTTTTGACCTGAGTTTTGCTCCAATTTCTTGGCCAGCTTATCCCTGTCTTCCGTCCATAGCTTCACGCCAAGGCGCGCGCGGGTGATCGCCGTGTAGAAATTCTGACCATTGACGAGACTTGATCCGATGGGAGCCAAAACATAAGCCCGTGCATAGGTCTTAGACTGAGACGAATACACGGTTTCGGCGTAGCCATGGTCCCAAGTCTTGTGTATCGACAAATCTACGGTCTGGACTCTATCATCCCGATCCCATCTGATTGTTGCCAGCAATCCATCGAGCTGTTCGACCGTGCCTCGCTCAGCATTCTTCAGATCGAGCTCCTTGTTGGCCAATCGCCATTGAACGCGATCCCCGGACGCCAAGTCCCGCTCACCTTGGTCGAAGACATTGACCTGACGGGGGCGCGTCGATCGGGGGTCCCACCGGATAATCCGTCCCTGTTCATCGGCTAACCGAACGATTTGCCGGCCGTTCTCATTGCGGCCAAGTCCTACCACGCGATATTCCACGTCCCGGGCGATACCGACCTCGGCAATGTCGCGCCCAAATTTCACGACCTGCCCACGCGAATAAAAGCGCGCGAACCGCTTCTCTTCGTCGGTCATCCCCGCCGGCGACACAATCTGGAGACGACTCTCCTCGATGGCGATGCCCCCCTCCTTCTGGAGCGCTTCCCGTATCTGGGCGTTCACAGCCAGACGAGTGGCATTTTCAAGCACGAGAATGTTCGTGCCAACGCGATGCTCCGTTTTGAGCCGGGTCCACTCCCTCACCATGTCCTTGGCAAGTATGTCCACGCTCTCCCCGCTTACGACCTTATCGAGCGCGGCGATCGAAGCGGGATAGTCACCCTCGCGCGCATACGTAACCGCAGCTCTCATCGACTTGGTTTCCTGCCGTACCGACTCCTTGAGTTCCGCGGTCGGCAAACCCAGTCGTTGCAGCAACCAGAAGGCTTTGCCCTGCTCGATGGCGCCGGTCTGGTGATCGTCACCCAAGAGGAGAAGGCGGGCACCCGTTTTGCGACTGATCTCCAGCACACGGGCAGCTTGCCGATTGCCGAGCTGCCCAGCTTCATCCAGCACCAGCACATGGCGATCGCTGATCCCATGACCGCCCCCGGCAAGCAGACTGGCAACGGTCCGGGACTCGATGCCGGCATCCTGCCCAAGCTTCAATGTCGCAGACGAAGTCGGGGCGGTCGCAATGAGGATGGTGCCTGGCTCCGCAGCCTCTTTGAGCGTCTTGACCAGCGTTGATTTCCCCGAGCCGGCCACCCCATGGATGCCATTCACCCGATCGCGCGAGATCGCGACATTCACCAGCGCCTGTTCCTGGGCCGGCGTCAAACCAGCCTTTTCGAGCGCGACCAGCAGCCGGTCCGCAGACGCGAGGGGCCGAGCATCGCTCAACGCAAGCGCAAGATGCTGCGTCAATTCCAACTCAAGACGCGCGGTTTTTCTCGTCGTGCGGCCCCGGGTCAATATCTGATGGCCCGTTTGTTCGCGCGTTGCCAGAAGCTTGCGCCGTGCCTCATGGGCTTCGATCATCGGGCGGACGTCAGACAAGCGCACTTCCCCAACATGGGAAGCGAGGCCAAGACGGAATATGCGTCCCAGATTGTTCACCGCTTCGCGCGTTTCCGCCTGTCGCATGCCGAACAGAGCGGCCCGGCCAACGTCGGCCGCGCGCGGAACGATCTCCCTGCTGTCCTTGCCGCTCAATAGATCGAGATCTTCGCGGTATCGTTCCGATCGGTGCTGCCATTGCTCCCGCAGCGCCTCGATACCGACCTTCTGCTTGGGAGGGCGGGTCGCATAGAAGGAGGCCTGGCGTCCGGCCTGCCCGGTCAGCCCCTCTTCCCGCGCATGGGCATCGATCTGTTCGGCACGCCTGGAAAATGCCTTCACCAGATCCTGCGGAACACCCCTGATTTCGAAGAGGCCGTTGCGAGGATCATGGTCGATCTCATAACCCAGCTCCCGAAGGCCATGGGCTAGGTCGTTGCGATACACCTGTCCCGCGGTCATTTGCTCCGCAAACATGGCGCGAGTTTCCAGACTTGCCATGTGCGCCTCGCCCTCCCTGCCAGTGATGTTCATGACAACCACATGGGTGTGGAGATGGGGGTCGAGTTCCCGGCTGGCATGTTCGGTGAAGCGAGCAAAAATCAGCCGGCCGGTCGTCTCATAGACAATCTCGCCGGCGACGCGGCGCCGCAGGGCGGCATGTTCTTCCAGATAGTCCAACGCTGTCCCGACCGCCTTTTCATGTGCAGCCAGTATCCGCTCGTCTCCCGCGACCAGCGCCATGATGGAAACCGACTTGGGCGCGTTGACCGCGAAATCCCAACCGGGATGATGCTCGATCTCCCCATCCTTGTGGTGCCTTCCAAGCTGCTGCTCCCTAACCCAGCCGGAGAGCAGTTGCTCGAATATCTCGGGATCGACCTTTCCTTCGAGGCCAAGGTCACGCGCAATTTCCCCTCCCCATTCGGAATGCTCATCGGGACCCTTCTTGTAATAATCGCCGAGCGCATAATAGCGGACGACATTGCCGGGTTTGCCATATAGGCGGACGGGATTGATCATGCCGGCCTTGCCTGTTCGCGGGGGCCATCGGCGCGGCCATGCTGGACGAGGTTCGACTGAATGCTGCCCTGGCGCGCAGCCAGCAAGGTCCAGGCATCGCGCGGCGGGATCGGCAATTTACCCTGCTCCGCGCCGAGAATGGCATCGACCTGCGCCGCCTCACTCTCGACCGCAGGCGACCCATCCACGCTCGGCGCACCGGTGGCAGAAGCACTGGAGCCCTGCCCCTCCTTAGCGGGAGGACGCAGATCATCACCCTGCCCCCTTTCACGCTCGAGCGCCTCTCGCACCCGTGCCTCGGCCTTGGCCAGTTTGACCAATTCGTCCGCCTTACTGAGCCGCTCCGGCGGACCCACACGTTCGACAAATGCAGGTTCGTCCGAGGAGACGACATTGTACCGGTCCGCGAACTTGACGACCGGAAGGTTACGCCCGAACCGGAGGAAACCGGAAAGATTGGGAAGGTTCGTGACCTCGGTGTGCATGACAAGCGGCCGGGTCACCTGTATCCGGGAGAGATTGACGCCGTCCCGCATGTCGTTGACGCCATAGCTCATGCCTTCATTGGCTTCGACCTGTTCGACCTGACCCAGATTTTCGGAAACATGCTTGGCGGTCGGGGTGTCATTGGCGCGCAGCGCCACCCAGGTCGAGCAATAGCCGGTGATGGCGGCAGCATCCTGAATGCCATAGGTGGCCTCAAGCTGCGGGTAACTCTGATAACCCAATATGCCGCAGCCACCATATTTGCGCGCCCGCGCGAGGAAGTCGCTCAGGGAGGGCAGCTTCTGGAGCGTTGGAAGTTCATCGATGACGCAATAGAGGCGCCGGTCCCGATCCGGCATGAGACTCATGATGGCGCTGATGGCGATGTCGAGCCAGACCGTGATCAGGGGACGCAGCGAGGGAAGCTGGTCCGCCTTCACGGTGATGAACAGCCAGCTTCCCGGTTCCCCTTTTTCCACCCAGTCGCGGATCGAGAAACCATCCTCCGTGTCATCGAGATAGGAAAAGCTGCGCATGACCGAGGCCAGTTCCGCCTGGATGCCGGCCGAGGTCCGGTCCCCTTCCATGCTGAGAAAAGCGGCAGCATCGGTGCCGGCGGCGAACGCCACGAGATCCTTGAGCTTGGACCGGAGCAACCGGTCAAGGAGCAGAGAGACATAGGTATGCTTCTGCCGGGCGAGCTTTCGCAGGACTGCCACCAGAGTCCCTCTCGCCGCCTTCGCCCAGAAGGGATCACCCCCCTTATCCGGGATCGTGGACTCAGCGATCTGGTCATAATGATAGTCGCGCGGGACATCGACCCAAGGGGACCATCGCGCGGTCCGCTGGTCGAGGGGATTGAGCAGCGTATCATATTTGGGGCGGTAGAATTTCTCGACGAAGGTGCCTGCGGTATCATAGACGATCGCCCGTCGACCCGATGTGCGAATGCCCTCCAGCATCTTGACGATGAGATTGGTCTTGCCGGTGCCGGGCGCTCCGCAGAGGAGGATATGCTCGGGCTCGAAAGCCTCCGGCACCGGGACTCCCCCGATCGTGAGCGGCCCCTTCTTCTGCCAGAGAAGCGCCCGCTTCAACTGTCTGACGGTGCCGAAGCGGGCGCCGCGCAGGAATTGATTGGAGCCAAGGCCGCGTCCCGTGCGGGTGAAATAGAACCAGGCCCAAAGCAGCATGGCGAGGGCGAAGACACCCGACAGAGCAGCCCCGTGCAGGAGGTAGCTTTCGAAGGCCGCGAGGGTCTTGTGGGCCAGCCGGGAGTCGAGCAGCGCCTTGGGCGTGGTCCAATATTGCTGGCCCGTTGGTGTCCTGAACAGGATCGGCGTGACATTGCCGGGAACCGCGTCTCTCATGAAGGTCGCCTGGCCGATCTTCACCAGCACGAAACGCTCATAGTCGGAGGATTTTTCGAGCGCATACCAGACGATACCGCCGATCCAGATCACGAGACCGGCAAGGCAAGTCTGGTAGAAGACCTGGGTGGTCATGCGGACATTGTGAACGATGGCCTGTCCACCCCTCGTCCAACTGCCCAGCGTGTCGTTGCGGAAGATGCTCATGAACGTCCCTCCTCAGACAGAAGGCCCCGCTCATCGAGCAATTGGCGGGCATAGCCTTGCCCCTTTTCCAAGGCCTGCGGCGCTCGTTCGCCGACCGCGGTCACGAGGATCGCGAACGTCTGGATTACCACCGCGAGGATCTCGTCTTTCGACGAGTAAATATAGGCGCGATCAGGATCGGCGGCCCTGGTCAGGACTGACCGGATGAATGCGGAAAGACTGAGATCGGCCCCATTGGCGCGCCGAAGGAGGCGCCGATGGAGGGCGTCGTCGAGACGAAAAGTAACTGTGACCATGCAGAAGCTCCGATGATACGGAGCCCCTACCGGGGAGGTGAAGCACAGCTTTTATAGTTGAAATGAAGGGATTTTTCAACACCCCGAGGACGGCGCGTTCAAAATGTCAGGATACGGAAAAATAATACGGATCATACCGCATCATTTCAGTATCTTATCAAGAAAATGCGATGGCCCGGTCATACCGGTATGACGATCTGCGGTGCATCGGTAATACCCGTATGACGCCCGCAAAGCCGCAGAAATGCTGGGCAAACGCCACGCAGCACCCGTGCGTGGGGTGCATTACAAACGGCCAGCGGTCGTGCGTCCTTTCTTCGCAGCGCGCTTGCCCGCTGCGTTGCCTCGTGCCGGAAGGCGCGGGGCTCCCCCGCAGGGGGTCTTGTTCTTCCCGGCGGCACGCCGGGCAGCAACTCTTTCCTCGCCTGTGCGCGAGACCTGGATTGCAATCATGATGTTCTCCATCGATAATGAGGGTTGGCGGGCAGACCATCCGATGAGGAAGATGATCATGCCCAAATTGACTGACCGGGAACGCCTTGCGGGCCTTGAGGCGCAACAGAAGAAGATCGCGCAGGATATCCTGGACACCCGCCGCACCCTGCGCGGCAAATATGCCGCCATGCTTGCCGATATGGAGATCGAGCGACTGTCGGAACGGGAGTGCCGCGAAATCCTTGTCCATGCGATCCGGGCGGGTGGCACGGCCTCGATCGCTGCTCTTAAAAGCCTCTCTGCGACACATCGCGCCGAACCCGACAAGCGCCCGTAGGGCGTCCCTGCGACGAGCACGGCGGAGCCGCGCGCAGGAGGCCCGCGCCGCATGGCGCGGCCTCGTCGACCGACGGGACCGGCGCTATCGCGGCGGTCCTTGAGGGCGACGAAAGGGTGGTGGAAAGGAAAAGAGCGGGACCGATCCGGGAGAAACCCGAACCGGTCCCGCTGTCCTTGGCGGGTTCAGTCGACCCAATGCGCAGGCCCTCCATAAAGGGTGAGCAGGATGGGATCGACGCCTATCGAGCGCATCACTCGTACAAGTTGCGCCTGGACCCCGCTACCCTCCGCAATGACGGCCTCGACCGGTCGCAGCCGGGCGATCTGGTCGTTGCGCACGAACCCCGCCCGATTGCCCCAGCGCCCCTTGTCGATGCCCAGCCTCACCACCGGTGTCCCGGTCCGGGCGGCCCAGGCTTCGGCGATGGCGTCCCCTCCGCATTTCTGCGCCGTGGTCAACAACACCATCGTCGGGCGCACCGCCTTGATCCGATCGAGGGCTTTCCAGATCGGCGTATAATCGGACCATTGGCTGCCACCGGAAAAGGCCACCAACGGGCCGTCGGGGTGATGCTGCCCAATCCGGCGTTGACGGCGCGCGGCGAGATAATCGGTGCCGTTGATGACGCTCGCGGTGCGCTTGGAGGATATCAGCGTGGCCTTTGGTGCTGACCAGGGCTTCCCGGTCTCATTGTGGAAGATGTCTGCCGCATGATCGCGCATGCAGGCCATTGCGTCGGATGCTTCGTCGAGAAAGGCGAGCAGTTCGTGCACCCGTTCCAGTTCGACGCTGTGGATCTCGCTGCCATCGGCGCGGCGGAGCAGGTCCTGCATGTCGCGCGTCGCCTTGTCCGCCTGGGCTGCCCACTGATCGGCTGCGCGGTGGAAGCTGTAGACCATCCCCCATGCGATGGTCCCCGCTGCGCTTTGCAGCCGGCTGTCCCGCAGCACGTCGAAAAGGGTCGTGACGATCAGTTCGATGGCGAGTTGGACCTGTGCCGGGTCGGGCATCTCGCAGGGCATTTCATCCTCGCCCTTCCCGATCCGCACCCCATCCAGATCTGATGCGAAGGCGGCGAGGAAGCTCTCGCTTGTCGAGTTGTCGTCGGCGGCGATGTGCGCCACGATCTCGGAGAAGGAGCGGATGGAACGGTTGGTCTTGGTCATGGGAACCTCCTTGTACTGAACCAAAAGAGGCTTTCCCTCGACACGGGCTTGCGCCGGCGGGGTCAAGGATCGTGGCGCAGCCACGACCGCGAAGCGGCGATGGGGGTCACGATTTTTTCTGGCGCGCGCCAGGCCTGACAGGGAGTGCCGCCGCCCGCCCGCCAGGAAAAATGGTGGGGCCCCGTCGTCCTTGAGGCCGCCGGTGTTCCCCGTGTAAACTTAACCCCGATGTTGAGAGAAGAGAGGAGGCTCGAGAATCGGGGGCTCGATGCCCCCGATTCTCGAATGGGTGCCTCTGGACGAAACCTCAAAAGGCGCGGGGCAGGCTCGATGCCTGCCTCGGGTCTTCGTCAAGCCTTGCGGCGGGCACCGACCTCGCCATCGGGCGGGATGTAAGCGGCGAAAGGATCGCCATCATTCAGATGACCGAAGGGGGTCATGATATAATCGCCGCGGTCCCTCCCGACTGCGCAGATCACGTAGCGCGGTTCACCCGTGGCGGCATCAGTGCATTCGAGCAGGGCAAGATTTCCATCGGCAGCTGCGCGCAGCAGCGTTTGGAAATTGCGGCGATAAGAATCTGGAATAGCCATGAACAACTCCCATGGAAAAGGGGACGGTCGCACCCGCGCCGTCCCCGATGATGTCTTATAAGGGCTACAATCAGCTGCGCCGCCTACGCCAACTGGCCTTCGGACGACCGACGTCTGCGGCGGGGGCCTGGTCCGCCTTGCGGAAGGCATGGATCGGAACGCTGGCCTTGCGCAGCGCCTGGTAGAGATTGGCCTGGATGCCGGACCCTTCGCCCAGCACGGCTTCGACCGGCTGCAATTCGACCATCTTGCGGTTCCGGGCGAAGGGCGCTTTACGCCCCGCTCCCGGCAAGGTGTAGGCGACAAGCGGAACCTGGCGGTCCCCCGCCCATGCCGCGACGATGGCATCGAACCCCTTCCGTTGGGCGGTCGTCACCAGCATCATATGCGGTATGCGTTCGAGAATGAGGTCGAGACGCTCCCAGATTGGTTGCCAGTCATGCCAGACGGCATGGCCCGAGGCGATCACGATCGGTCCCGTTGGCAGATAGCGCTCGCGGGCGGCGAGATCGCGAGCGCGCAGATAGTCCTGCACGGCGACCTGGGTTGCGCTCGATGCTTGCAGCGCGCGAGCCGAACGGGTCTTGCTACCCTTTGAAGGGGACCAGGGCCAGCCGGACTGGGCGCGATACATTTCGGCCGCATAGTCGCGCATACACTCGACCGCCTCGCGCTGTTCGGTGGTGGACTGGCAGAGGAGCTGCTTATCCTCCAGTTGCTGATTATAGACCTCGGAAAGGTCGGGCCTGTTCGCCATGTCGCGCAGTTCATCGGCAAGCGCATCCTCACGCCGTTCCAGCTTGTTAGCCACGAAGTGGAAGGAGTTGACGAAGCCCCAAGCGATCTCCGCGGCGAGCGGTTCAAGCCGCGTATCGGCGAGGAGGTCGAAGATGGTGGCGATCACCGCCCCGCACTCAGCCTGCGCCGCGAGCGGCTCGGGCATATCATGATCACCCGGTTCTTCGCCCGGCTCAACGATGGTGAGGGGTATGGGATCACCGAAGGCGCGCTGGAAATCGGAGCTGGCGGTGATCGCGGCATAGAGGCTCTTCAGGTCAGCGAGGCTGTCCACGCTGCGGGGATGAATGTCCGTCATGGGATATCTCCTCATGGGATGGGCAAAGAAAAAGGGCTGGAGAAGCAGCGCTTCCCCAGCCCGATTGCTGCGATGATCGAACCCTCAGTTGCGGAAATCGTCATCGAAATCGGCACCGGCGCCGGCTAGCTGGCCGCCCAGTTCCGCAGTGCTTGCGCCGAAGCCACCTTCGCCGCCCGGTTGATAGTCGGAACCGCCGCCGCCCATGCTGTCGTAATTGGCGGTGCCAAAGCCCGAACCGCCGAAGTCGGACCGGAGCGTGTCGCGCCGCCAGGCGATGGAGTAGCCTCCATTCTCGATCGGGAACAGCGCAATCGCCAGCGGTTCGGGGAGGCTCGGATCATCGATATTGCCGGCGAGGAAGACTTCTCCGGACCTTTTCGCGGTTGCCTCCCACAGCGCGCCCACCTGCACCCACCGCCGCGCGACGTTGAGGGCGATGACTTCATAGACGGGCGCCCTGGGGTTCATGCTATCGACCTTGCGCAGGCCGATCCGGGGGAGATCGATCGTGCGGGTGGCGAGACGGCCTTCGAGACGACCATTGACGAGATGAACTTCACCGATATTCATTGACTTGACCTTTCATTCTATCGCTCGAAACCCATTCCCGGCGACAAAAATCTCAGATCCCTCTCTTCTCTGGTCCCCGACCGTAGGGCCTGACGCATCCCTCTCGGCTCTGGCGTACGCCACCAAGCAACCGCTTCCCCCTTTTCGCGCATGTGCTGAACGCCCGACAATCTCGCGACCGCGATACCCTCTGGCCCAGCGCGGCAGGGATGACCGCCCGCCAGGGCCGAGACCCGCGCAGCGGGGCTCGGGGCGAAGCCCGTCAGCCCGGCGTCCGCGGAACGCGGGCGGCCGCCCATCCCCCTTACAAGCTACAAGACCAACTCCTGCACGGCTCCACGCAACGCGGACATAAGCCGCCGGCCATGCGCAAAGGAGAATGAGGGGCCATTTCTTCGCGATCGGCGCATAAAGTCGATTTCGAAATCATCCGGGTTTCGATCTCCATCGCGGCATGAGAGCATCGATATTCGCTGCCAAGCACTCGGACATCCCGTCAGCTGTGGTCATAGGTTGGCCAAGCCGATGATGGCGGTTCGTCGCGGTCAAATAGAACCCAGGACGCGTCGCCCTGAAAGGCGGCCTCAAGGATCGTCCAGAGTTCGCGTGACACACCAAGCGGCGGTTCGACTTCACCCAAAACCACGCAAGTGTGAACGAAAAAGCCGTAGAGATGAGGCTCGATCACCAGCGCGCCGTGGTCGACCACGACCCGGCCGCCTTCATTGCGGGGGGCATTCAAGATGAGTTGATCGATGGCGTTCCGCTCGGCCTTGGGCAGGTGGGCGGTAGAAACGACATAAAGTGCCGACAGACGCATAAGTACCCCTTCGAAACAGATTTCAGGCGGGCTTGTCGAGCGTGACGGAGAGGCTGTCGCGCGTCGCAGTCAGCGCGAGAGTTCGCCCCTTCGGATGCAACCACTGGACCTTGCGTTCAACCGCATCGCGAATTTGCTCTATCAGTGCGGCTTCCTCGCCAAGCAGAAGCGCATTGGCGAGATCGCGTGCGTCGCGCTCAAAAAATTGGCTCTGGGTTTTCCAACTATCGCTGTTGGCATCGTCGGACGCGCAGAAAATGCAGCTCTTCATCCACCAGGCAAGCAGGGACGGCGCTATCTTTGCCTTGGCATCGAATAAGATGATGGCTTCATCCAGTTCAGTTCCACCATTGCCGCAGACGAGCATCTCCAGTGGATAGCTGAGATGGTTTCTTCGTGCTTCCGGCAAAGTAGATTCGGCAATAACAAGGTCGAGGTGGATTGAATCGACGGGTCCGGAAGCGAACGCAGCATCGAGGGGATCGTCTCCATAGACCGCCTTCTCGCCATTCCGTTCGATCGAGAATGTAATCTTGTCCAGTCGGGGGAGCCGGTCATACCAGCTATAGCCAGCAAATTGTTCCTCGGCGCATACCACTTCACCGCCCATTCGCGCGGCATCTTGCAGTATCGGGGCTGCGCCTTGCTCTATATCCACATCGAACCGGGGCACGATGATCATCGTTGCTGAACGCACAGGGCCACCGCATTCTCGACCCTGGCTGTCAGCAGTGATGGGCATCCACGCTTCGAGCCATGGAGCCGCCTCAGCCAGGGTCACGCCCAATTGCTCAGCACGTTTCCAGCGCTTGAAGGAAAGACGATGGTTGGACTGCTGCGCAATGACACGATAGATGCCGGTTTCC is a genomic window of Sphingobium sp. TKS containing:
- a CDS encoding lytic transglycosylase domain-containing protein, coding for MSGPKGLVLAGLIVMSLTILYAAPANAKQFAGDVEVARCIRLASNGKGWLEKTLWGLRDQEAGWVGAKIRNTDGSYDLGPLQINSWWVPKISALVHQSESEIWHRLQHDTCFNVYAARWIFLTDLQDARDYWAAIGHYHSRVTWRKTSYIQNVWRRLVARFGLDAFGKGANMP
- the mobF gene encoding MobF family relaxase produces the protein MINPVRLYGKPGNVVRYYALGDYYKKGPDEHSEWGGEIARDLGLEGKVDPEIFEQLLSGWVREQQLGRHHKDGEIEHHPGWDFAVNAPKSVSIMALVAGDERILAAHEKAVGTALDYLEEHAALRRRVAGEIVYETTGRLIFARFTEHASRELDPHLHTHVVVMNITGREGEAHMASLETRAMFAEQMTAGQVYRNDLAHGLRELGYEIDHDPRNGLFEIRGVPQDLVKAFSRRAEQIDAHAREEGLTGQAGRQASFYATRPPKQKVGIEALREQWQHRSERYREDLDLLSGKDSREIVPRAADVGRAALFGMRQAETREAVNNLGRIFRLGLASHVGEVRLSDVRPMIEAHEARRKLLATREQTGHQILTRGRTTRKTARLELELTQHLALALSDARPLASADRLLVALEKAGLTPAQEQALVNVAISRDRVNGIHGVAGSGKSTLVKTLKEAAEPGTILIATAPTSSATLKLGQDAGIESRTVASLLAGGGHGISDRHVLVLDEAGQLGNRQAARVLEISRKTGARLLLLGDDHQTGAIEQGKAFWLLQRLGLPTAELKESVRQETKSMRAAVTYAREGDYPASIAALDKVVSGESVDILAKDMVREWTRLKTEHRVGTNILVLENATRLAVNAQIREALQKEGGIAIEESRLQIVSPAGMTDEEKRFARFYSRGQVVKFGRDIAEVGIARDVEYRVVGLGRNENGRQIVRLADEQGRIIRWDPRSTRPRQVNVFDQGERDLASGDRVQWRLANKELDLKNAERGTVEQLDGLLATIRWDRDDRVQTVDLSIHKTWDHGYAETVYSSQSKTYARAYVLAPIGSSLVNGQNFYTAITRARLGVKLWTEDRDKLAKKLEQNSGQKTSSLEGLGRLDRDSRRSFTARHGEKLRRQRMDQEIQRQERRERLGSASSRSQAEELTLPEKLAGRARSVAEQLDSFLRSLIGRDRSRPEPTQDQEHGHDRSKGLDR
- a CDS encoding type IV secretion system DNA-binding domain-containing protein, which gives rise to MSIFRNDTLGSWTRGGQAIVHNVRMTTQVFYQTCLAGLVIWIGGIVWYALEKSSDYERFVLVKIGQATFMRDAVPGNVTPILFRTPTGQQYWTTPKALLDSRLAHKTLAAFESYLLHGAALSGVFALAMLLWAWFYFTRTGRGLGSNQFLRGARFGTVRQLKRALLWQKKGPLTIGGVPVPEAFEPEHILLCGAPGTGKTNLIVKMLEGIRTSGRRAIVYDTAGTFVEKFYRPKYDTLLNPLDQRTARWSPWVDVPRDYHYDQIAESTIPDKGGDPFWAKAARGTLVAVLRKLARQKHTYVSLLLDRLLRSKLKDLVAFAAGTDAAAFLSMEGDRTSAGIQAELASVMRSFSYLDDTEDGFSIRDWVEKGEPGSWLFITVKADQLPSLRPLITVWLDIAISAIMSLMPDRDRRLYCVIDELPTLQKLPSLSDFLARARKYGGCGILGYQSYPQLEATYGIQDAAAITGYCSTWVALRANDTPTAKHVSENLGQVEQVEANEGMSYGVNDMRDGVNLSRIQVTRPLVMHTEVTNLPNLSGFLRFGRNLPVVKFADRYNVVSSDEPAFVERVGPPERLSKADELVKLAKAEARVREALERERGQGDDLRPPAKEGQGSSASATGAPSVDGSPAVESEAAQVDAILGAEQGKLPIPPRDAWTLLAARQGSIQSNLVQHGRADGPREQARPA
- a CDS encoding CopG family transcriptional regulator, which translates into the protein MVTVTFRLDDALHRRLLRRANGADLSLSAFIRSVLTRAADPDRAYIYSSKDEILAVVIQTFAILVTAVGERAPQALEKGQGYARQLLDERGLLSEEGRS
- a CDS encoding DUF2493 domain-containing protein, giving the protein MTKTNRSIRSFSEIVAHIAADDNSTSESFLAAFASDLDGVRIGKGEDEMPCEMPDPAQVQLAIELIVTTLFDVLRDSRLQSAAGTIAWGMVYSFHRAADQWAAQADKATRDMQDLLRRADGSEIHSVELERVHELLAFLDEASDAMACMRDHAADIFHNETGKPWSAPKATLISSKRTASVINGTDYLAARRQRRIGQHHPDGPLVAFSGGSQWSDYTPIWKALDRIKAVRPTMVLLTTAQKCGGDAIAEAWAARTGTPVVRLGIDKGRWGNRAGFVRNDQIARLRPVEAVIAEGSGVQAQLVRVMRSIGVDPILLTLYGGPAHWVD
- a CDS encoding DUF6117 family protein, with amino-acid sequence MAIPDSYRRNFQTLLRAAADGNLALLECTDAATGEPRYVICAVGRDRGDYIMTPFGHLNDGDPFAAYIPPDGEVGARRKA
- a CDS encoding DUF2493 domain-containing protein codes for the protein MTDIHPRSVDSLADLKSLYAAITASSDFQRAFGDPIPLTIVEPGEEPGDHDMPEPLAAQAECGAVIATIFDLLADTRLEPLAAEIAWGFVNSFHFVANKLERREDALADELRDMANRPDLSEVYNQQLEDKQLLCQSTTEQREAVECMRDYAAEMYRAQSGWPWSPSKGSKTRSARALQASSATQVAVQDYLRARDLAARERYLPTGPIVIASGHAVWHDWQPIWERLDLILERIPHMMLVTTAQRKGFDAIVAAWAGDRQVPLVAYTLPGAGRKAPFARNRKMVELQPVEAVLGEGSGIQANLYQALRKASVPIHAFRKADQAPAADVGRPKASWRRRRS
- a CDS encoding DUF736 domain-containing protein, whose amino-acid sequence is MNIGEVHLVNGRLEGRLATRTIDLPRIGLRKVDSMNPRAPVYEVIALNVARRWVQVGALWEATAKRSGEVFLAGNIDDPSLPEPLAIALFPIENGGYSIAWRRDTLRSDFGGSGFGTANYDSMGGGGSDYQPGGEGGFGASTAELGGQLAGAGADFDDDFRN
- a CDS encoding DUF5983 family protein, with the translated sequence MRLSALYVVSTAHLPKAERNAIDQLILNAPRNEGGRVVVDHGALVIEPHLYGFFVHTCVVLGEVEPPLGVSRELWTILEAAFQGDASWVLFDRDEPPSSAWPTYDHS